A stretch of Paenibacillus peoriae DNA encodes these proteins:
- a CDS encoding ABC transporter substrate-binding protein, translating into MKKWFKGFMAVTLASVVLAGCGSNATGGQTDGKDGSADGKKKLVISTWGFSEDFFNKEVYEPFEKEHNVDIVVEIGNNAERLNKISQGSTDVDLIYLSDYYAQQGIQQGLFEKLDRSKVPNLNQIYDIAKAPLGEEYGPAYTVGRLGIAYNPELVKKNVTSWADLWGTEFKGNVTLPNITATAGPMMVDAASKVAGSKEFNEDQAFGKLKELSPNIVKFYSKTSEFVNMFSQQEIAGGPIMEMYFKDLQAAVPGAKFVAPSEGAYAVMNTINVVKGSDQKELAEEFINWQLSKEVQEKSAKAKVDSPVNTQVVLSGADTEGITYGTEVVNKLTKLDMKFVNDHIKAWTDRWNREVAQ; encoded by the coding sequence ATGAAGAAATGGTTTAAAGGGTTTATGGCTGTGACCTTGGCATCCGTGGTACTGGCAGGTTGCGGCAGTAATGCTACTGGCGGTCAGACAGATGGAAAAGATGGTTCAGCTGATGGGAAAAAGAAACTAGTTATTTCCACATGGGGCTTTTCCGAGGACTTTTTTAACAAAGAAGTGTACGAGCCTTTTGAAAAAGAACATAACGTTGATATCGTGGTCGAAATTGGAAATAACGCGGAACGGTTGAACAAAATCAGTCAAGGCAGCACAGACGTCGATCTGATTTATCTGTCCGATTATTATGCTCAACAAGGAATCCAACAGGGATTGTTTGAGAAGCTGGATCGCAGCAAGGTGCCGAACCTGAACCAAATTTATGATATTGCCAAAGCACCGCTGGGTGAGGAGTATGGTCCTGCTTATACGGTCGGGCGTCTCGGTATTGCCTATAATCCGGAGCTGGTGAAAAAGAATGTGACCTCTTGGGCTGACCTGTGGGGAACTGAGTTCAAAGGAAACGTGACTTTGCCGAATATTACGGCGACTGCCGGACCGATGATGGTAGATGCAGCCTCCAAGGTAGCGGGTAGTAAGGAGTTTAATGAAGACCAAGCCTTCGGAAAACTGAAAGAGCTGAGTCCGAATATCGTTAAGTTTTATAGCAAAACATCTGAGTTTGTGAACATGTTTAGTCAACAAGAAATTGCCGGCGGTCCAATCATGGAAATGTACTTCAAAGATTTGCAGGCGGCTGTGCCAGGAGCGAAATTTGTAGCTCCTAGTGAAGGTGCTTACGCAGTAATGAACACGATTAATGTAGTGAAAGGCTCCGACCAGAAGGAGCTGGCTGAGGAATTTATCAACTGGCAGCTGAGTAAGGAAGTTCAAGAAAAATCCGCCAAGGCGAAGGTTGATTCCCCGGTGAATACGCAGGTGGTACTGTCCGGTGCGGATACAGAGGGAATTACGTACGGTACAGAGGTAGTGAACAAGCTGACCAAGCTGGATATGAAGTTCGTTAACGATCATATCAAGGCATGGACAGATCGCTGGAACCGGGAAGTTGCACAATAA
- a CDS encoding ABC transporter permease, which translates to MKKTYLYWLLLPGLLFLAVFMVIPIVLTIGSTFVQNSSFTLEGYLHFFKDPYFLKILLTTLEVSVVTTLVCVLLGFPTAYYISQKAPRRKGILLALAIFPLLTSPVVRSFSWMVILGRKGLLNNVLIGLGLVDEPLNILYTPAAMIIGLVHLFLPLMIISLIGVLENIDGDLVHAAQSLGASRFSAFRKIVFPLSVPGLIIGSILVFVGSLTAYTTPALLGGKQRVIATFLYQNAMTLNDWFLASVIATIMIGITFIVVGLLNKAAHKLNPKG; encoded by the coding sequence ATGAAGAAAACATACTTGTATTGGCTGCTGCTGCCAGGTCTGCTCTTTCTGGCGGTGTTCATGGTCATTCCGATTGTGTTGACGATCGGTTCGACCTTCGTACAGAACAGCTCATTCACCCTAGAAGGCTATCTCCATTTCTTCAAGGACCCTTATTTTCTGAAAATATTGCTGACTACGCTGGAAGTCAGTGTCGTAACGACACTCGTGTGCGTATTACTTGGCTTCCCGACGGCTTATTATATTTCGCAAAAGGCCCCGCGTCGTAAAGGGATCCTGCTAGCGCTGGCTATCTTCCCATTATTGACGAGTCCGGTGGTGCGGTCATTCAGCTGGATGGTCATTCTGGGTCGCAAGGGACTGTTAAATAACGTGCTCATCGGTTTAGGACTTGTAGATGAGCCGCTGAATATTTTGTATACTCCGGCAGCGATGATTATTGGTCTGGTTCATTTGTTTTTACCGCTGATGATTATTTCACTGATTGGTGTACTCGAAAATATCGACGGTGATCTTGTTCATGCTGCTCAGAGCCTCGGGGCCTCCAGATTCAGCGCATTTCGTAAAATCGTATTTCCGCTGTCTGTGCCTGGCCTGATCATTGGAAGCATTCTCGTTTTCGTGGGCAGCCTGACTGCATATACGACACCAGCACTACTTGGAGGAAAACAGCGGGTTATCGCTACATTTTTGTATCAGAACGCGATGACGCTAAACGACTGGTTTTTAGCTTCTGTTATTGCAACAATTATGATTGGTATTACATTTATCGTGGTCGGTCTCTTAAATAAGGCGGCCCATAAACTCAATCCGAAGGGGTAG
- a CDS encoding ABC transporter permease has protein sequence MREKHYGLGFFSLLVFIFLLGPLLIISVTSFEPGTVLKFPPQGFSLRWYENIFEVDLFMSTFKTSIVVSLLGNILALLIGMPAAYALSRFSFRGKDALNALFLSPLLIPGIVLGFTLLRYLIIVYHLPVYAGLLIGHTVIMLPFIIRVIASSLSNFDFAIEEAALSLGAGRLETFFKVVLPNIRSGIIAAILIAFLESFNNVDISVFMTGPGFSTLPIQMLTYVENYFDPTIAAISVMLMILTGILMFLIERLMGLSYFTKR, from the coding sequence ATGCGGGAGAAACATTACGGACTAGGCTTCTTTAGCCTGCTGGTCTTCATCTTTCTGCTCGGTCCGCTGTTGATCATATCGGTCACTTCTTTCGAGCCGGGCACGGTATTAAAATTCCCTCCGCAGGGCTTTTCCTTGCGCTGGTATGAAAATATTTTTGAAGTGGATTTGTTTATGTCCACGTTCAAAACGTCCATTGTGGTCTCTCTGCTAGGCAACATCTTGGCACTGCTGATTGGTATGCCTGCCGCCTATGCGCTTAGTCGTTTTTCGTTTCGTGGGAAGGATGCGCTGAATGCTTTGTTCCTTTCTCCGTTGCTCATACCGGGTATTGTGCTTGGTTTTACACTGCTGCGCTATTTGATCATAGTTTACCATTTACCAGTATATGCCGGACTATTGATCGGACATACGGTGATTATGTTGCCGTTCATTATTAGAGTCATTGCATCCAGTTTGTCTAACTTTGATTTTGCGATTGAGGAAGCAGCGCTTAGTTTGGGGGCTGGACGGCTGGAAACCTTTTTCAAAGTGGTTCTGCCCAACATCCGCTCAGGCATTATTGCGGCTATCCTGATTGCCTTTCTGGAATCATTCAACAATGTCGACATTTCCGTCTTTATGACAGGACCGGGATTCAGCACCCTGCCCATTCAAATGCTGACTTACGTCGAAAATTATTTTGACCCGACGATTGCGGCGATTTCGGTTATGCTGATGATTTTAACCGGTATCCTGATGTTCTTGATTGAACGACTGATGGGATTGTCTTACTTCACTAAAAGGTAA
- a CDS encoding nucleoside hydrolase, whose product MKKVILDVDTGIDDALGILLAAKSGQLDIQAITTVCGNVSLKQATLNTCKILDLLDRPDIPVYRGAEAPLIRKGLHEHRVHGEDGIGGALNGVVPAMSASEGFAPDIIIDTVMAHPGEVTLICTGPLTNLALALLKCPELTDHVDEVIFMGGVIHGCGNITPVAEYNMYADPEAARIVFHAGFGRLIQVGLDVTRKALLTADHIARLTRPAIRNYVAESTAVYTKRYEERNGVKACALHDPLAVGVALNSRLVDTSSLYVDVETSSRICDGQTVGDVQNRLNHSPNMNVCEQVDSEAFLELFIQVLNKE is encoded by the coding sequence ATGAAGAAGGTTATATTAGATGTAGATACGGGCATTGATGATGCGTTGGGTATTTTACTAGCCGCCAAAAGTGGTCAACTGGATATCCAAGCGATTACTACGGTATGCGGTAATGTTTCACTTAAACAAGCAACATTGAACACATGCAAAATCCTCGACCTTTTGGATAGACCGGATATTCCGGTTTATCGGGGGGCGGAGGCCCCCTTAATACGTAAAGGCCTGCACGAGCATCGTGTCCATGGAGAAGACGGCATTGGAGGCGCACTGAATGGAGTAGTCCCAGCCATGTCTGCGTCCGAAGGTTTTGCACCGGATATCATTATTGACACCGTGATGGCTCACCCGGGGGAAGTGACGCTCATTTGCACCGGGCCACTCACCAATCTGGCACTGGCGCTGCTGAAGTGTCCCGAACTGACGGATCACGTCGATGAAGTCATTTTTATGGGCGGTGTTATTCACGGGTGCGGCAATATTACACCTGTAGCGGAGTACAACATGTATGCTGACCCTGAAGCCGCACGAATCGTATTTCATGCAGGATTTGGTCGGTTGATACAGGTGGGACTGGATGTAACACGGAAGGCTCTGCTGACTGCGGATCATATTGCTCGTCTGACCCGCCCAGCAATTCGTAATTATGTAGCTGAAAGCACGGCCGTTTATACCAAGCGTTATGAAGAACGCAACGGGGTAAAAGCCTGTGCGCTTCATGACCCGCTTGCCGTGGGTGTCGCATTGAATTCGAGGTTAGTCGATACCTCGTCGTTGTATGTCGACGTGGAAACCTCCAGTCGTATATGTGACGGACAAACGGTGGGCGATGTGCAGAACCGCCTCAATCATAGCCCCAATATGAATGTATGCGAACAGGTGGACAGCGAAGCTTTTCTGGAGCTGTTTATCCAGGTGCTGAATAAGGAATAA
- a CDS encoding WXG100 family type VII secretion target, translating to MSRISLSLGDLRRAVQQCEQLKQRLQHQEQQMRNIYGRLQDWRGESAAELTRKMETFLQGTTVRIQELDDHKEQLKRYIRKMEEADRREERRKRAAQW from the coding sequence ATGAGCAGAATATCTTTGAGCCTGGGGGATCTGCGTAGGGCTGTTCAGCAATGCGAGCAGCTAAAGCAAAGACTTCAGCATCAGGAGCAGCAGATGAGAAATATATATGGTAGGCTGCAAGACTGGCGGGGCGAATCGGCTGCTGAATTAACACGTAAAATGGAGACGTTTCTCCAAGGCACAACTGTACGAATACAGGAATTGGACGACCATAAAGAGCAGTTGAAACGTTATATTCGGAAAATGGAAGAAGCTGATCGGCGTGAGGAGAGACGCAAACGGGCTGCACAATGGTGA
- a CDS encoding ABC transporter ATP-binding protein produces the protein MALLTLDRVSVAYDNQLILQDFDLQLERGQLLSLLGPSGCGKTTTLRLIAGFLEAKQGTFLFGDKDYTRVPVNKRNFGFVFQSYALFPHLSVFDNVAFGLRLRKVKEDDIKRRVMKMLGTVSLGGFEKRFPGELSGGQRQRVAIARALVIEPDLLLFDEPLSNLDANLRVNMRVEIRRIQQELGITTVYVSHDQEECFSISDQVAIMNKGNIEQLGAPSTIFKYPTTEFVARFIGFNNFLSFDERTEEGDRIRLNTGDLSFGVARNQGTAQPGARQGAIRPDDLVIRTEGNETGENELPGIIKVSTYLGRSYQYVVETAKGNFTANQEMDTPYLSGQRVTLHFPADKMVLVQ, from the coding sequence ATGGCACTGCTTACTCTGGATCGCGTATCGGTCGCTTATGACAACCAACTGATCTTGCAGGATTTCGATTTGCAGCTTGAACGGGGGCAATTGCTCTCGTTGCTCGGACCGAGCGGTTGTGGCAAAACGACCACACTTCGTCTCATTGCAGGATTTCTCGAAGCTAAACAAGGAACATTTTTGTTTGGCGATAAGGATTATACTCGGGTTCCGGTGAATAAACGGAACTTCGGCTTTGTATTTCAAAGTTATGCACTCTTTCCGCATTTGTCTGTTTTTGATAATGTTGCCTTTGGTTTGCGGTTACGCAAAGTAAAGGAAGATGATATAAAGCGCCGCGTTATGAAGATGCTGGGAACGGTTAGCCTGGGGGGATTTGAAAAACGTTTCCCCGGTGAATTATCAGGCGGACAGCGTCAACGTGTTGCGATTGCGCGAGCGCTTGTGATTGAACCCGATCTGCTGTTGTTTGATGAACCTCTGAGTAACTTGGATGCTAACCTGCGTGTAAATATGCGTGTGGAAATCCGCCGTATTCAACAGGAACTGGGCATCACTACCGTGTATGTATCGCATGATCAGGAGGAATGTTTTTCGATTTCTGACCAGGTTGCGATTATGAATAAGGGGAACATCGAACAATTAGGTGCTCCATCGACCATTTTTAAATATCCGACGACCGAATTTGTCGCCCGTTTTATTGGGTTTAATAATTTTCTAAGCTTTGACGAGCGTACTGAAGAAGGGGATCGTATTCGACTGAATACAGGTGATCTTTCATTCGGCGTAGCGCGTAATCAGGGTACGGCCCAGCCGGGTGCTCGTCAGGGCGCTATTCGCCCGGATGATTTGGTCATTCGAACAGAAGGCAACGAGACAGGAGAAAATGAGCTTCCCGGTATTATTAAGGTAAGTACTTACCTGGGGCGTAGCTATCAGTATGTGGTAGAAACGGCGAAAGGCAACTTTACGGCTAATCAGGAAATGGATACGCCTTACCTGAGTGGTCAGCGGGTTACCCTGCATTTTCCGGCAGATAAAATGGTGCTGGTCCAATAA